Within the Fundidesulfovibrio putealis DSM 16056 genome, the region GTCCGCATCGGTGAGCGGAGTCTTCAGTTCGTATTCAGCCATTAGAGCACCACCTCCTTGTGCCGCGCGGAGTGGCACTGAACGTTCACGGCCAGGGGCAGGCTGGCCAGGTGGCAGGGGGCCACCAGGATCTTCACGCCCAGGCAGGTGGTTTTGCCGCCCAGGCCCATGGGGCCGATGTTCAGCTTGTTGATGGACTCGAGCACTTCGGCCTCAAGCTTGGCGACTTCGGGATCGGGATGGGTGTCGTCGATGTCGCGCAGCAGGGCCTTCTTGGAGTTGATGGCCGCCAGCTCGAAGTTGCCGCCGATGCCGATGCCCACCAGGACGGGCGGGCAGGGGTTGGGGCCTGCCTCGGCCACGCGGTTGATGATGAACTCGCGCAGGCCCTTCCACCCGGCTGCCGGGGGGAACATCATGACGCGGCTCATGTTCTCGGAGCCGCCGCCCTTGGCCATCATCCAGATCTTCAGCTTGTCGCCGGGGACGATGTCGAAGTGGATGATCGCGGGGCCGTTGTCCCCGGTGTTCTTGCGGGTGAAGGGATCGCAGGAGGATTTGCGCAGGTAGCCTTCCTTGTAGCCCTTGATCATGCCCTCGTTGATGGCCTGGCGCAGGCTCATGCCGTCCACGTGGGCGTCCTCGCCCATTTCCACGAAGAACACGGCGAGGCCGCAGTCCTGGCAGAGGGGCAGGCCGGTGTCCTTGGACAGCTCGGCGTTCTCGATGAGCTGGCGGAAAATCTCCTTGGCGGCGGGATTTTCCTCGGCCGCGTGGCGCTCCTTGAACGTCCTCATGACGTCCTCGGGCAGTTCCCGGTTGGCCGCGATGCACATCTCGGCCACCTTGTCGATGATCGTCTGTGCTTGAATCGTACGCATCGCATCTCCCTTTTGGGGGCCGGGGCGGGGGTGTTGGCCCCCGCGCCCGTCCTGGGATTTCTCCGCTGGTCCAGGGGTGGTGTGTTCTCCCCCGGGCTCCCCTTGTTCATGGCTTCTGTGGCTCAACAGTGGCAGTGGTGAGGCCGGCGAAGCACTGTGATTTCCCTTGAAAGAGGCCCGGCGGAGGCCCTGCCCACGTGCAGGGCCTCACCGGAAGATCCCTTCAGTTCTACAGCTTGATGTCCTGCTTCAGGAAGCTGGGCAGGATGTTGTTGACGGCGGCGAAGGCCATCTTCTTGCGCAGCTTGCCCAAGACGTCCTGCAGGGGCAGGTACTTGGGGCAGACGTCCTGGCAGGCCAGAAGGCCCATGCAGCCGAAGATGCCCTCGTCGGTGCCGATCAGGTCGAAGTACTCCTTCTCGGTGCGCTCGTCGCGGGGATCCAGGATGAAGCGGGCCACGCGGTTCAGCGTCGTTGCTCCCAGGAAGTCCTCGCGCATGAGCGCCGTGCCGCAGGCGGCGACGCAGCAGCCGCATTCCACGCAGCGGTCCAGCTCGTAGATGGCTTCGGCTACGTCGTTGTCCATGCGCTCTTCGATGGCGCTGGGGTCGAAGACCTTCTTGGTGTGGCACCAGGATTCGATCTTCTTGTACATGGCGCGGAACCAGGTTCCGGTGTCCACGGACAGGTCGCCCACCAGCTTGAAGATCGGCAGCGGCATGAGGGTGATCTCTTCCGGCAGGTCCTTGGTCTTGGTGTGGCAGGCAAGCCCCGGGCGGCCGTTGATCACCATGGCGCACGCGCCGCAGATGCCCGCGCGGCAGCAGAAGTCGAACTGGAGCGAGGGGTCCTGCTCTTCACGCAGGCGGTTCAGCACGATGAACAGGGTCATGGACTCCGTTTCATCGATGGAGAAGCTCTGCATGTGCGGGACCGATTGAGGGTCCTGCGGGTTGTAGCGGAATATGTTGAATTTCAGCATTCTGGCCATTGTACTCTCCTCGCTTCCTTAGGCCTTGGCGCCTTTGGGCGTTGCCGTGGGCGGGTTGTCCATGGGGATGATCTTGCCGCCGCCGTAGCCGCGCTCTCCGGGAGGAATCTCGAACACCTTGGTGGCGGGTTCGTAGGTCAGCGTGGGGAGATCGTCCGTGGAATTGGCCCAGGTGGCCAGGGTGCGGTTCAGCCAGTCGCGGTCGTTGCGCTCGGGGAAGTCCTCGCGGGTGTGCGCGCCGCGCGACTCGGTGCGGTTGAGCGCGCCGTAGCACACGCACTGCGCAAGCTTGACCATGCCTTCGATCTTAAGGGCCAGACCCAGCTCGGCGTTGGCTCCCAGGCCGTTGGACCGCAGACCCACCTTGCGGGCGCGGTTCAGGATCTCCGTGAGCTTGGTGACGCTCTCGGTCAGGTCCTTGCCGTTTCGGAAGATGCCAGCGCCCTTCATGATGGTGTCGAACATGGCGTTGCGCACAGCGTAGACGTTCTCGCGGCCGTTGGACCCGGAGATGAGGGCCTTGATGCGGTCCTCCTGCTTCTGCTGGGCCGCGCGGATGGCCTCGGTCTTGAAGATGGTGTCGGTTCCGGCCAGGAACTCGACCACCTTGCCGCCGACCCACATGCCCGCAACGATGGTCTCGGCCAGGGAGTTGCCGCCCAGGCGGTTGAAGCCGTGCATGTCCCAGCAGGCGGCTTCGCCAGCGGAGAACAGGCCCTTCAGGCCGTAGGCCGCGCCGTCCTTGTTGGTGCGCACGCCGCCCATGGAGTAGTGCTGGGTGGGGCGCACGGGGATGAGCTGGTGCACGGGGTCCACGCCCAGGAAGGACTCGCAGATCTCCTGCACTTCGCGCAGCTTGGTGGAGATGTGCTTCTCGCCCAGGTGGCGGATGTCCAGCCAGAGGTGGTCTCCGTAGGAGCCCTTCACGCCAAGGCCCTTGCGGATGTGCTCGGTCATGCGGCGGCTCACCACGTCGCGCGAGGCAAGCTCGGCCTTCTCGGGCTCGTAGTCCGGCATGAAGCGGTACTGGTTCACGTCCAGGAGCGTTCCGCCGTCGCCTCGGCAGCCTTCGGTCACCAGGATGTCCGTGGGCACGATGCCGGTGGGGTGGAACTGGACGGCCTCGGGGTTGCCGAAGGGCACCACGCCGGTGTCCAGGCCGATGATCATGCCGCCGCCGTCGCAGATGACCGCGTTGGTGGACTCGCGGTAGATGCGCCCGTAGCCGCCGGTGGCGATCAGCGTGGCGCGCGACAGGTAGGCGCGCAGCTCGCCGGTCTTCAGGCAGCGCACGATGGCGCCCATGCAGGTCTCGCCGTCGTGGATCAGGGCGATGGCCTCTGTCTTGTCGTGGACCTCAACGCCCATCTGGGCGGCGCGGTTGTCCAGGGTGTACAGCACGGCGTGGCCGGTGCCGTCAGACGTGTAGCAGGTGCGCCACTTGGCCGTGCCGCCGAAGCTGCGCGAGTGGATGAGGCCCTCGTTCTCGGGCTTCTCGTACGCGGTGAAGGGTTTGCCGCCCTTGTAGTAGGTGGCCTCGCCGGGCACCACGCGGTTCCAGGGCACGCCCCAGAAGGCCATCTGGCGCATGGCGATGGGGGCGGTGTCCGCGAAGATGCGGGAGCATTCCTGGTCTGCGCCCCAGTCGGAGCCCTTCACGGTGTCGGAGAAGTGGACGTCCGGGGAGTCGCCCTCGCCCATGGCCGAGTTGCCCAGCGCCGCCTGCATGCCGCCCTGTGCGGCGGAGGAGTGGGAGCGCCTGGCCGGAACCAGCGACAGACAGATGACCGAGAATCCGTTTTCCGCAGCCTCGATGGCCACGCGCTCGCCGGCAAGACCGGCGCCGATGCACAACAGGTCGGTTTGAATGATTTGCATGGCGTTATCCTTATTTGGTGGCGAGGAACCAGAAGCGCAGCAAAGTGACCACGCCAATGCCAATCATGATAGCCGTGAGCAGGTTCTCCTTCTTCTTGAAGCCGAACCGTCCCTTGCTGTCGATGACGCCCCATTTGATCATGATGCGGTAGAAGCCGATGCCGACGTGCAGCTCCACCATGGGCAGGAGCACCAGGTAGAAGAGCATCCACCAGCCGCCCTGGATGCGGGCTGCGGACTTCTGCGCGGTGATGGGCAGGTCGGTGAGGACAACCCACATGTGGATGGAGCCCATGATCAGGATGATCATGGCCGTGACGGCCTGAACCACCCACAGCCAGGTGTCGGCGTGGCGCATGCGCTTGGCGTTCTGCAGCATGAGCCCCTGTTCCTTGGAGGCGAAGGGGATCTTGCGGGCGGCCAGCACGAAGTGGGTGAGGAAGATGGCGAAGATCGCCGGACCACCCAGCTGGGCCATGCCGGTGGCCTCGAAGAAGTGACCGATGGCGTTCATGACGCCGGGGCCGATGATGACGCTTGAAACCAGGAACAGGTGCGCCCACATGAACATGATCAGGAAAGCGCCGGACAGCATCTGGCACCAGTCCAGATAGGCCGAGCACTTGCAGCTGGTCATGGGTTTGTGGGTGGCGATGGACGGGATCGACATTACATCCTCCGGGTCTGTGTGGAACTGTCCGTCAGAGCGGGGCGGGCGTGTCTGGTCCGCCCGCCGCCGCTGTTGCCGGTTTTGTACTTATGCCTTGTCCGTGGGGCAGACGCCGCCATTGGTGACGGACTTGCCTTCGGCCAGCATCTCTTCGGGATCGTCGGCGAAGTCGCCTGAGAGGTCGCCTGCCAGCACGCACTGGAGCTTGCGTTCGTCCAGCGCGCCTTCCCACTTGGCGATGACCAGGGTGGCCACGCCGTTGCCGATCAGGTTGGTGATGGCGCGGGCTTCGGACATGAAGCGGTCAACGCCAAGGAGCAGGGTCAGCGAGGCCAGCGGGATGGAACCCACCGAGCCCAGGGTGGCGGCCAGGGTGATGAAGCCGCCGCCGGTGACTGCCGCAGCGCCCTTGGAGGTGAGCAGCAGGATGAACATCATGTACAGCTGGTCGGCCATGGTCAGCGGGGTGTTGGTGGCCTGGGCCAGGAACACGGCGGCCATGGTCAGGTAGATGCAGGTGCCGTCCAGGTTGAAGGAGTAGCCCATGGGCAGGCACAGGCCGACCACGGACTGGTTGGCTCCGGCGTTCTCCAGCTTGGCCATCATGCGGGGCAGGGCCGCCTCGGAGGAGGAGGTGCCGAGCACCAGGAGGATCTCCTCGGAGATGTACTTGAGGTACTTCCACAGGGAGAAGCCGGCCATCTTGCAGACCGCCCACAACACCACGAAGATGAACAGGGCGCAGGTCAGGTAGACGTCGAGCATCAGCCTGCCCAGCGCCATGAGGGCGTCACCCCCCTGGGTGGACACCACCACGGCCATGGCCCCGAATGCGCCGAACGGCGCGAAGTACATCACATAATGGACTACTTTGAACATGCCTCGCGCGAATTCATCAATGAATGTCGTTACGTTGCGTGCGCGGTCTCCCAGGGCGGAAAGGCCCGTGCCGAAGAGGATGGAGAAGAAGAGCACCTGCAGGATGTCGCCCTTGGAGAAGGCGCCGACGACCGAGTCAGGCACGATGTTGGTGAGGAAATCGACCGTGGAGAGCTTCTTGGTCTCGCCTGCGTAGGCTTGCACCTTTTTCACGCCGGCAGCGTCGGCCTGCATCTTGGCCGCGTAGTCGTCCAAGCCGACGCCGGGCTTGGTGACGTTGACCACGGCCAGGCCGATGGCCAGGGCGAACAGGGTCATGGTCCAGAAATACAGCATGGCCTTCAGGCCCACGCGGCCGACCTTGCCCATGTCGCCCATTTTGGCGATGCCGGTGACGACCGTACAGAAAATGATGGGTGCGATGACCATCTTGACCATCTTGATAAAGGTCTTGGCCAGTGGCTCGAGACCGGAGGCGAATGCCTTTGTCTGCGGAATGAAGCCGATGATGATACCGGCGGCGATGCCGAAAAGAACCCAGAAATACAACGTCTTGTAAATTTTCTTCCCTGCCATTTTCCTCTCCTCGATCGCGCTGCGTTAAGTAAAACGATTCATGCGGACCTTGCCGCAGTGGTCCGGTGCGGCTCCGGCTGCTCACGGTGCTGGCTTGCCGCTGCCTCCTTCTCAATTGCCGACCTGGGAGAGCGGTCGGGTTGGATGTTTCTATTGGTATCGGAAAGCTAACATGCTTTAAGCTCCCCCCGTAAAGGCAATTTGCGTGCCACTTGCCCAGAACGGTGCGAAATAGGTGAATGATATTGAATTAAGAGGCTTTGGCGAGCGGATAATGCAGCGAGGCGGAAAATGCGCCGGGGCAAAGGTGTGGCAAAATGTGTGGCGTGGCGCCACACATGTGTGGCGTGCGCCACAGGTGCGCCACGGTGACATGCGGCACAGGGGAGCCCGTGGCGCAAGGGCCGGATGAAATGTCCCGAGGATTCGGGATGTTGGCTTGAAGAAAGGCGGAGGCGTCAAACCGGGGCAGGCCGGGATGCGGGCTGGGGCGCGGCTGCGCCATGAACGGGTAGTCCTCAGCCGGGTCAGGGCGAGGGCGGAGCGCTGGCGTGGCGCGCTACTGCACGCCGTGCTTTTCCATGTTGCGGTACAGGGTGCGCCGGTCCACGCCCAGAAGCCGCGCCGCCTTGGCCCGGTTGTTGGCCGAGCGCTCCAGGGCGTCCAGCAGGTCCTCGCGGGTCAGGCCGCCCTGCTGGATGTGGCCCCGTGGCGAGAGCGCCCTGTGTGCGGGCTGTTCCGGGCTCTCGTGGGGGGAGGGGCCGTTGGCCAGCTCGTGGGGCAGGTGCGCGGCCTGGATCTCCCCGCCGGGGCAGAGGATGCAGGCGTGCTCCAGGGCGTAGCGCAGCTCGCGCACGTTGCCGGGCCAGCGGTAAGTCATGAAGATGCGCATGACCTCCTCGCCCACCTTGGCGATATGCTTGCCGAAGCTGGCCCGGAAAAGCCCCAGGAAGTGCTCGCACAGGAGCGGGATGTCCTCGGTGCGCTCGCGAAGCGGGGGCAGGTGGATCACCATGACCTTGAGGCGGTAGTACAGGTCCTCGCGAAACAGCCCCTGGCGGATCTTGTCCTGCATATCGGCGTTGGTGGCCGCGATGACGCGCACGTTGGCCCGGCGGGTCTTGGAGTCGCCCACGCGCTCGTACTCCTTGCGCTCCAGCACGCGCAGGAGGTTCAGCTGGATGCGCGGGGAGATGTCGCCGATTTCGTCCAGGAAGATGGTGCCTCCCTCGGCGGCTTCGAAGCGGCCCACCTTGTCGCGGATGGCCCCGGTGAAGGCTCCGCGCACATGCCCGAACAGCTCGCTCTCCAGGAGCGATTCGGACAAAGCCGAACAGTTCACCTTGATGAGCGGGCCTTTGGCGCGCGGCCCGCCGTAGTGCAGTGCCTCGGCCACCAGCTCCTTGCCGGTGCCGGACTCGCCCGTGACCAGCACGGTGGACTCCACTTCGGAGAGCTGGTCCAGCACGGCGTAGATGGAGCGCATCACCTTGGATTTTCCGATCAGGCCCCGGTGGCCGTGCAGGTCGGTGAGGCGTTTTTCCAGGTCGGCCAGGCGGGTGATGTCGCGGATGACCAGCACCGCGCCCACGAAGTTGTTCTCCGGGTCCAGGAGGGGCGAGGAGTTTATGACCACGGTCTGGCCGGGGCGGTTGCCCTTGCACTCCACCCGGTATTCCAGCACCGGCTCGCGGGTCTTGAGCGTGGTGGAGATCACCTCGAAGCAGGCGCGCTTGCAGTGGCCGCCCACCAGGTGCAGGTGCTTGCCGTGGGTGGTCTCGCCGCCGATGCAGCACAGCTCGGACAGGGCGCGGTTGGTCTGAATGACCTCCATGTCGGTGTCCACCACGATGATGGCGTCCGGGATGGAGCGGAACACCGCCTCCATGTTCAGGCGCAGGCGCTCCTTCTCGTCCATGACCTTTTTCAGCGCGCGCTCCGAGAGCACCCGCTCGGTGATGTCGCGCCCAACGGATTGGTATTCCACCAGCCGGCC harbors:
- a CDS encoding fumarate reductase iron-sulfur subunit, which gives rise to MARMLKFNIFRYNPQDPQSVPHMQSFSIDETESMTLFIVLNRLREEQDPSLQFDFCCRAGICGACAMVINGRPGLACHTKTKDLPEEITLMPLPIFKLVGDLSVDTGTWFRAMYKKIESWCHTKKVFDPSAIEERMDNDVAEAIYELDRCVECGCCVAACGTALMREDFLGATTLNRVARFILDPRDERTEKEYFDLIGTDEGIFGCMGLLACQDVCPKYLPLQDVLGKLRKKMAFAAVNNILPSFLKQDIKL
- a CDS encoding fumarate reductase flavoprotein subunit; translation: MQIIQTDLLCIGAGLAGERVAIEAAENGFSVICLSLVPARRSHSSAAQGGMQAALGNSAMGEGDSPDVHFSDTVKGSDWGADQECSRIFADTAPIAMRQMAFWGVPWNRVVPGEATYYKGGKPFTAYEKPENEGLIHSRSFGGTAKWRTCYTSDGTGHAVLYTLDNRAAQMGVEVHDKTEAIALIHDGETCMGAIVRCLKTGELRAYLSRATLIATGGYGRIYRESTNAVICDGGGMIIGLDTGVVPFGNPEAVQFHPTGIVPTDILVTEGCRGDGGTLLDVNQYRFMPDYEPEKAELASRDVVSRRMTEHIRKGLGVKGSYGDHLWLDIRHLGEKHISTKLREVQEICESFLGVDPVHQLIPVRPTQHYSMGGVRTNKDGAAYGLKGLFSAGEAACWDMHGFNRLGGNSLAETIVAGMWVGGKVVEFLAGTDTIFKTEAIRAAQQKQEDRIKALISGSNGRENVYAVRNAMFDTIMKGAGIFRNGKDLTESVTKLTEILNRARKVGLRSNGLGANAELGLALKIEGMVKLAQCVCYGALNRTESRGAHTREDFPERNDRDWLNRTLATWANSTDDLPTLTYEPATKVFEIPPGERGYGGGKIIPMDNPPTATPKGAKA
- a CDS encoding fumarate reductase, which gives rise to MSIPSIATHKPMTSCKCSAYLDWCQMLSGAFLIMFMWAHLFLVSSVIIGPGVMNAIGHFFEATGMAQLGGPAIFAIFLTHFVLAARKIPFASKEQGLMLQNAKRMRHADTWLWVVQAVTAMIILIMGSIHMWVVLTDLPITAQKSAARIQGGWWMLFYLVLLPMVELHVGIGFYRIMIKWGVIDSKGRFGFKKKENLLTAIMIGIGVVTLLRFWFLATK
- the dctA gene encoding C4-dicarboxylate transporter DctA, translated to MAGKKIYKTLYFWVLFGIAAGIIIGFIPQTKAFASGLEPLAKTFIKMVKMVIAPIIFCTVVTGIAKMGDMGKVGRVGLKAMLYFWTMTLFALAIGLAVVNVTKPGVGLDDYAAKMQADAAGVKKVQAYAGETKKLSTVDFLTNIVPDSVVGAFSKGDILQVLFFSILFGTGLSALGDRARNVTTFIDEFARGMFKVVHYVMYFAPFGAFGAMAVVVSTQGGDALMALGRLMLDVYLTCALFIFVVLWAVCKMAGFSLWKYLKYISEEILLVLGTSSSEAALPRMMAKLENAGANQSVVGLCLPMGYSFNLDGTCIYLTMAAVFLAQATNTPLTMADQLYMMFILLLTSKGAAAVTGGGFITLAATLGSVGSIPLASLTLLLGVDRFMSEARAITNLIGNGVATLVIAKWEGALDERKLQCVLAGDLSGDFADDPEEMLAEGKSVTNGGVCPTDKA
- a CDS encoding fumarate hydratase, whose amino-acid sequence is MRTIQAQTIIDKVAEMCIAANRELPEDVMRTFKERHAAEENPAAKEIFRQLIENAELSKDTGLPLCQDCGLAVFFVEMGEDAHVDGMSLRQAINEGMIKGYKEGYLRKSSCDPFTRKNTGDNGPAIIHFDIVPGDKLKIWMMAKGGGSENMSRVMMFPPAAGWKGLREFIINRVAEAGPNPCPPVLVGIGIGGNFELAAINSKKALLRDIDDTHPDPEVAKLEAEVLESINKLNIGPMGLGGKTTCLGVKILVAPCHLASLPLAVNVQCHSARHKEVVL